Proteins from a single region of Apium graveolens cultivar Ventura chromosome 7, ASM990537v1, whole genome shotgun sequence:
- the LOC141670921 gene encoding abscisic acid receptor PYL2-like: MDTNPSSHHGLSGPELSELEPLIQNYHKFDPLPNTCTSLIVHRIEAPARFVWPFIRRFDNPQKYKHFIKNCNLTSGDGSVGSIREVTVVSGLPASTSTEKLEILDDDKRILSFRVVGGEHRLNNYKSVTSVNEFEDGSGRVYTVVLESYIVDIPDGNTGEDTKMFTDTVVRLNLQKLGVVALAALHGND; encoded by the coding sequence ATGGACACTAATCCTTCCTCCCACCATGGCCTTTCAGGTCCAGAATTATCCGAACTCGAACCACTAATTCAAAACTACCACAAATTCGACCCCTTACCAAACACATGCACCTCTCTGATCGTTCACCGTATTGAAGCTCCTGCAAGATTTGTCTGGCCATTCATCCGCCGCTTCGATAACCCGCAAAAATACAAACatttcatcaagaactgcaactTAACATCTGGTGATGGAAGCGTGGGAAGCATCAGGGAAGTTACAGTTGTGTCGGGATTGCCTGCATCAACCAGCACTGAAAAACTCGAGATTTTGGATGATGACAAGCGTATTCTGAGCTTTAGGGTTGTCGGAGGAGAACACAGGCTTAATAATTATAAGTCTGTCACGTCTGTTAATGAGTTTGAAGATGGTTCTGGTAGGGTTTATACGGTTGTGTTGGAAAGCTATATTGTTGATATTCCTGATGGAAATACCGGAGAGGATACCAAAATGTTTACTGATACTGTTGTGAGGTTGAATCTTCAGAAGCTCGGTGTTGTTGCATTGGCTGCGTTGCATGGAAATGATTAA